In Bacillus pumilus, the sequence GAAAGGGCAAGAAGTGACAATTCTGAAAGAACGAGACATGCGTTCCTTAAGAAAAGACATTCAAATGATCTTTCAGGATCCATACGCTTCCTTAAATCCACGAATGAAAATCAAAGATATTTTAGAGGAACCGCTCATCGTTCATCAACACGGGAAGAAAGCAGAAAGGCAAAAGCGGGTAAAGGAGATGCTGCACATTGTTGGGTTTGATCCGTCCTATGGAGACCGCTATGCGCATCAATTCAGCGGCGGACAGAGGCAGCGTATTGGGATCGCTAGAGCACTCATCACCCATCCAAGCCTTGTGATTGCCGATGAACCCGTTTCGGCGTTAGATGTATCCGTTCAAGCACAAATTCTGAATTTGATGCTCGAATTGCAAAAGACGCTTTCTCTTACGTATCTGTTTATTTCTCATGATCTCGGCGTTGTCAAGTATATGAGCGACCGAATTGCTGTGATGTATGCTGGCCGCATTGTGGAGATGGGTCCTGCGGAAGACGTATTTCACAAGCCGCTCCATCCCTACACTTCGCTGCTTCTGAAATCCATTCCACATATGGATCACGTGCTAGAGACGCATGATGTGGAAGCAGAAGAGTCGACTTTGGCGGAAGAAGGCGGGTGTCCTTTCTACAAAAGGTGTCCGAAAAGGTGGGCGCACTGCCTGCAAGCTGTTCCTACTTTGTATGAGGAGGAAACTGGCCACGCAGCTGCCTGCTATTTATATCAAAAGGAGGAACACAATGAAGAAGACATGGTTATTCAGTAGTTTCATTTTTGTGCTGGCACTTGCGCTATTTTTAGGAGGCTGTTCGTCTGCACCAACATCAGAAGAAAAGGCAACAAAAGACACCCTCGTATTCGGCAGAGGAGGAGACTCCACTTCACTTGATCCGATTACAACGACAGAAGGTGAAACCTTCAAGGTCACAGAGAATTTGTTTGAAAAGCTTCTGAATTACGGCGAGAAAGACACGACCATCCATCCTGGCTTAGCTACAGAATGGGATGTTGCAAAGGACGGGAAATCCTACACGTTCTACTTACGAGAAGGTGTGAAATTTCACGATGGCACAGACTTTAACGCAGAAGCAGTCAAATTCAACTTTGACCGCTGGATGAATGGCGATGCAGAAAAATTTCCTTACTACGGCATGTTTGGCGGCTATAAAAAAGATAAGGGACATGTCATTAAGGACATCATCGTCAAAGGTGAGCATGAGGTTGAATTTCAACTAAAGCGCCCGCAGGCAACGTTTCTGAAAAACATTGCCATGTCTCCATTCGGGATCGCAAGTCCTGCGGCTGTCGAAAAAAGCGGCAATTCATTTCGTGAAAATCCAGTTGGTACAGGACCATTTAAGTTTAAAGAGTGGAAGCAAAACGACCGCATTGTCTTAGAAAAGAACGAAGATTACTGGCAGAAGGATAAACCAAAGCTGAATCAAATCATCTTCCGCTCCATTCCAGAAAACTCTGCTCGTTTAAATGCGCTGAAAACAGGCGAAATCGATTTAATGGATGGCGTGAATCCGTCTGATTTAGATGGCATTAAAAAGGACAAAGCCCTCCAGCTCATTGAAAGACCATCGATGAATGTAGGCTATATCGGACTGACAGTGACGAGAAAGCCGCTTGATAACAAGCTGGTTCGTCAGGCGCTCAATTATGCGGTCGATAAAGAATCCATCATTGAGTCATTTTATGGCGGACTTGCTGAACCAGCGAAAAATCCGCTTCCTCCCTCTTTAGAAGGCTACAATGACGACATAGAGCCATATCCATATGACCCAGAAAAAGCGAAAGAGCTATTGAAAGAGGCAGGCTTCCCTGACGGCTTTCGCATCAAGCTTTGGGCAATGCCTGTTCCGCGTCCGTATATGCCTGATGGGATGAAGGTAGCAGAGGTCATTCAGTCAAACTTTGAAAAGGTCGGCGTCAAAGCAGAAATTGTGACATATGACTGGGCGACCTATTTAGATAAGGCAAGTAAAGGGGAAGCAGATGTGTTTTTGTTAGGCTGGACAGGAGACAATGGCGATCCTGATAACTTCAT encodes:
- a CDS encoding ABC transporter ATP-binding protein — its product is MQVNQLTKRYETSAFFSKNKHTTLALNQVSFHLKEGETLGIVGESGCGKSTLGKSLMRLTEPTSGSIQLKGQEVTILKERDMRSLRKDIQMIFQDPYASLNPRMKIKDILEEPLIVHQHGKKAERQKRVKEMLHIVGFDPSYGDRYAHQFSGGQRQRIGIARALITHPSLVIADEPVSALDVSVQAQILNLMLELQKTLSLTYLFISHDLGVVKYMSDRIAVMYAGRIVEMGPAEDVFHKPLHPYTSLLLKSIPHMDHVLETHDVEAEESTLAEEGGCPFYKRCPKRWAHCLQAVPTLYEEETGHAAACYLYQKEEHNEEDMVIQ
- a CDS encoding ABC transporter substrate-binding protein → MKKTWLFSSFIFVLALALFLGGCSSAPTSEEKATKDTLVFGRGGDSTSLDPITTTEGETFKVTENLFEKLLNYGEKDTTIHPGLATEWDVAKDGKSYTFYLREGVKFHDGTDFNAEAVKFNFDRWMNGDAEKFPYYGMFGGYKKDKGHVIKDIIVKGEHEVEFQLKRPQATFLKNIAMSPFGIASPAAVEKSGNSFRENPVGTGPFKFKEWKQNDRIVLEKNEDYWQKDKPKLNQIIFRSIPENSARLNALKTGEIDLMDGVNPSDLDGIKKDKALQLIERPSMNVGYIGLTVTRKPLDNKLVRQALNYAVDKESIIESFYGGLAEPAKNPLPPSLEGYNDDIEPYPYDPEKAKELLKEAGFPDGFRIKLWAMPVPRPYMPDGMKVAEVIQSNFEKVGVKAEIVTYDWATYLDKASKGEADVFLLGWTGDNGDPDNFIYTLLDEDSIGGNNYTFFQNDKMHDILIEAQTDTDQKKRNELYKKAQEIIHDEAPWIPLVHSIPMLAATSDLKGYQPHPTGSEALTDVYFE